Proteins from one Embleya scabrispora genomic window:
- a CDS encoding pilus assembly protein TadG-related protein: MARTRVRGADVDPDPGDRGSLAIMLAIMMAVIILLVGLVIDGGGKLRADSKADAFAQEAARAAGQAIDPTKAIPGTAIVVTEENAKTAAKNYLDTHTMVKWRDAVVTKDGRQIDVYVTLEYKTKVAAFFGVSTVTVKGHARAGLVHGIRTPEDAP, from the coding sequence ATGGCGCGCACGCGTGTCCGCGGCGCCGACGTCGATCCCGACCCCGGTGATCGCGGCAGCCTCGCCATCATGCTCGCGATCATGATGGCGGTGATCATCCTGCTCGTCGGCCTGGTCATCGACGGAGGCGGCAAGTTGCGCGCCGACTCCAAGGCCGACGCGTTCGCCCAGGAGGCGGCCCGGGCGGCCGGACAGGCGATCGATCCGACCAAGGCCATCCCGGGGACGGCGATCGTGGTCACGGAAGAGAACGCGAAGACCGCCGCGAAGAACTATCTCGACACTCACACCATGGTGAAGTGGCGGGATGCCGTGGTCACCAAGGACGGCCGCCAGATCGACGTCTACGTGACCCTCGAATACAAGACCAAGGTGGCCGCCTTCTTCGGCGTCTCCACCGTCACCGTCAAAGGCCATGCCCGTGCCGGGCTCGTCCATGGGATCCGAACCCCGGAGGACGCACCGTGA